A single genomic interval of Demequina sp. NBRC 110054 harbors:
- a CDS encoding ATP-dependent DNA helicase produces the protein MTTPDTTTPGVVIPQHRSALELAQIIDPGRTPTDEQLAIIGAGVEPTLVVAGAGSGKTETLSMRIVYLLDHADELFGRPISPDEILCLTFTRKAAAEIAERADERISRVWDRFTGSDGQESLLRDPERPSPTVATYNAYAAALAAEHGLRVGEDPDSTVLTDAALWQLASRTLEEWTANLDTDSAVGTVRSALPRLSAQLREHGVSTARLRDFLDDMSRTFEALPKKPGDAAPSPMTKTLSGRIKAVRNLRAMADLVDDYRARKHAGALLDFSDQVAIAVELAALPPVRAAERARFRAVLLDEFQDTSPAQLRLFVELFGTDHPMMAVGDPNQAIYGFRGASAAALEDFKGLLDARDASLTVSWRNEASVLHAANASVDPLREATTVDVKPLVSRGEHLGMAEPTRATAGVTAHMAATLDDEAQHVVDFILARRDELGHGPEHIVEAAVLCRRRATIPGIVDALAARGVDYEVVGLGGLLDTPDVADLVALLEAAHDPSRGDSLMRLLTSERVNLGPRDLMALQDWAEHLAGPRATREGGASIVDALAQEAPPGFATDGRALTQEARGRLRSLQRAIDQIRQHTYLPLTELIAFTERVWGLDIEADVASPDGRIRRNVDAFLDAARSFAQGAEHATLGAFLQWLDAARSEERGLDAPVKEPEPGAVQILTVHASKGLEWDVVAVPGAVEDAFPSVTRSKGAWLSGDPEVPWELRMDARSLPVWDWRDAGDHKGLADSIDEFRERAGAHAIDEERRLFYVALTRARSHVLVSGSWYTEGKKARRPSLFVDELREEGIVADDGWAPEPEDGQDPPAPLVEEGVWPRPETAPQRHRRALARRVVEAEPGVVPDGAALPLADELAAMLAEGANRRGGGAEMPLPAHLSTSALVAMRRSRDDFARQLRRPIPQEPTFAAQRGSALHAWIESRYGQTALFDEDDLGPDEQGAVDLEELKRIFEASEWASRVPSDVEVDVELPVGGVSVRSRIDAVFPAGGGLDRITVVDWKSGRPPRDEHERAAREVQLAMYRLAWAERTGLPLDEIDAAFYYVAADVTARPARLLDRGEIEDLIRGGAAPDSQASEAAR, from the coding sequence ATGACCACCCCGGACACGACGACCCCCGGGGTCGTGATCCCGCAGCATCGTTCCGCGCTCGAGCTCGCGCAGATCATCGATCCGGGGAGGACCCCCACGGACGAGCAGCTCGCCATCATCGGCGCGGGCGTCGAGCCGACGCTCGTGGTCGCGGGAGCCGGGTCGGGCAAGACCGAGACCCTGTCCATGCGGATCGTCTACCTGCTCGACCACGCCGACGAGCTGTTCGGGCGCCCGATCAGCCCCGACGAGATCCTGTGCCTCACGTTCACCCGCAAGGCCGCGGCGGAGATCGCGGAGCGCGCCGACGAGCGCATCTCCCGCGTCTGGGACAGATTCACGGGGTCGGACGGCCAGGAGAGCCTGCTCCGCGATCCCGAGCGGCCGTCGCCGACCGTTGCGACGTACAACGCCTACGCAGCCGCGCTCGCGGCCGAGCACGGGCTGCGTGTCGGTGAGGACCCGGACTCGACCGTGCTGACGGATGCGGCGCTGTGGCAGCTCGCCTCGCGCACCCTCGAGGAGTGGACGGCGAACCTCGACACCGACAGCGCGGTGGGAACCGTGCGCTCGGCCCTGCCCCGCCTGTCCGCGCAGCTGCGTGAGCACGGCGTCTCGACGGCACGGCTGCGCGACTTCCTGGACGACATGAGCCGGACGTTCGAGGCGCTTCCCAAGAAGCCAGGCGACGCGGCGCCCTCACCGATGACGAAGACCCTCTCGGGAAGGATCAAGGCGGTCCGCAACCTGCGAGCGATGGCCGACCTCGTCGACGACTATCGCGCGCGCAAGCACGCGGGGGCGCTTCTCGACTTCTCCGATCAGGTCGCCATCGCCGTCGAGCTCGCGGCGCTTCCGCCAGTGAGGGCGGCCGAGCGTGCGCGCTTCCGCGCGGTGCTCCTCGACGAGTTCCAGGACACCTCCCCGGCGCAGCTGCGCCTCTTCGTCGAGCTGTTCGGCACCGACCACCCGATGATGGCCGTCGGCGACCCGAACCAGGCGATCTACGGCTTCCGCGGCGCCTCGGCGGCCGCGCTCGAGGATTTCAAGGGCCTGCTGGACGCGAGGGACGCCTCCCTCACCGTCTCCTGGCGCAACGAGGCGAGCGTCCTGCATGCCGCGAACGCCTCGGTGGACCCGCTGCGAGAGGCGACGACCGTGGACGTCAAGCCGCTCGTCTCCAGGGGGGAGCACCTCGGCATGGCCGAGCCGACACGCGCGACGGCCGGGGTGACGGCGCACATGGCGGCGACGCTCGATGACGAGGCGCAGCACGTCGTCGACTTCATCCTGGCCCGCAGGGACGAGCTCGGGCATGGGCCCGAGCACATCGTCGAGGCCGCCGTGCTGTGCCGGCGGAGGGCGACGATCCCCGGCATTGTCGACGCGCTCGCCGCCCGCGGCGTCGACTACGAGGTCGTGGGGCTCGGAGGCCTGCTGGACACCCCCGACGTCGCCGACCTCGTCGCGCTGCTCGAGGCCGCCCACGACCCGTCCAGGGGCGACTCGCTCATGCGCCTGCTCACCTCCGAGCGCGTGAACCTCGGGCCGCGCGACCTCATGGCGCTCCAGGACTGGGCCGAGCACCTCGCCGGGCCTCGCGCGACCCGCGAGGGGGGCGCGAGCATCGTCGACGCGCTCGCGCAGGAGGCGCCGCCTGGCTTCGCCACCGACGGGCGCGCCCTGACCCAGGAGGCACGCGGCCGGCTGCGCTCGCTCCAGCGTGCGATCGATCAGATCCGCCAGCACACGTACCTCCCGCTGACCGAGCTCATCGCGTTCACCGAGCGCGTGTGGGGCCTCGACATCGAGGCCGACGTCGCGAGCCCCGACGGGCGCATCCGCCGCAACGTCGACGCGTTCCTCGACGCGGCGCGCAGCTTCGCGCAGGGCGCCGAGCACGCCACGCTCGGCGCGTTCCTGCAGTGGCTCGATGCCGCCCGCAGCGAGGAGCGGGGCCTCGACGCCCCGGTCAAGGAGCCCGAGCCGGGAGCCGTGCAGATCCTCACTGTGCACGCCTCCAAGGGTCTCGAGTGGGACGTCGTCGCCGTGCCTGGCGCCGTCGAGGACGCCTTCCCCTCGGTCACGCGCTCCAAGGGCGCATGGCTCTCGGGCGACCCGGAGGTCCCCTGGGAGCTGCGGATGGACGCGCGATCGCTCCCGGTCTGGGACTGGCGCGACGCAGGGGATCACAAGGGACTCGCTGACTCGATCGACGAGTTCCGCGAGCGCGCGGGGGCACACGCCATCGACGAGGAGCGGCGGCTGTTCTACGTCGCGCTCACGCGCGCCCGCAGCCATGTGCTCGTCTCCGGCTCCTGGTACACGGAGGGCAAGAAGGCCAGGCGTCCTTCCCTGTTCGTGGACGAGCTGCGGGAGGAGGGCATCGTCGCCGACGACGGCTGGGCCCCCGAGCCCGAGGACGGTCAGGATCCTCCCGCGCCGCTCGTGGAGGAGGGCGTGTGGCCCCGGCCCGAGACCGCGCCCCAACGCCACCGCCGCGCCCTCGCTCGCCGCGTCGTCGAGGCCGAGCCCGGGGTGGTGCCCGACGGGGCCGCGCTTCCCCTCGCGGACGAGCTCGCGGCGATGCTCGCGGAAGGCGCGAACCGACGCGGCGGCGGCGCCGAGATGCCCTTGCCCGCGCACCTGTCCACGTCCGCGCTCGTGGCGATGCGCCGCAGCAGGGATGACTTCGCGCGGCAACTGCGCCGACCGATTCCCCAGGAGCCGACGTTCGCCGCGCAGCGCGGCTCGGCCCTGCACGCCTGGATCGAGTCCCGCTACGGGCAGACCGCGCTGTTCGACGAGGATGACCTAGGCCCCGACGAGCAGGGAGCGGTCGATCTCGAGGAGCTCAAGCGGATCTTCGAGGCGTCCGAGTGGGCGAGCCGCGTGCCCTCGGACGTCGAGGTGGATGTCGAGCTGCCGGTCGGGGGCGTGTCGGTGCGCTCCCGGATCGACGCGGTCTTCCCCGCGGGAGGAGGACTGGATCGGATCACGGTCGTCGACTGGAAGTCGGGTCGGCCCCCTCGAGACGAGCACGAAAGGGCCGCGCGCGAGGTGCAGCTCGCGATGTACAGGCTCGCGTGGGCAGAGCGCACGGGTCTGCCGCTTGACGAGATCGACGCGGCGTTCTACTACGTCGCGGCCGACGTGACGGCGAGGCCCGCACGGCTGCTGGACAGGGGAGAGATCGAGGACCTCATTCGTGGTGGCGCCGCTCCGGACTCCCAGGCGAGCGAGGCCGCGCGCTAG
- a CDS encoding ATP-dependent DNA helicase, with protein sequence MSATGSIAPALVTSPPPAEPALDAGQSEALAAVGAATGDVVVTGGAGTGKTTLAVALAAEAVRSGLPARRLLVLAATRQAAATLRDRVAHAIAGPLGQPVVRTAASAAFEVLANEATALGMPRPSLISGAEQDVMLHDLLKGHADPSVASLDWQGVVPADAALLPGFREELRNLLMRAAERGVLADELALLGKRCARPEWQAAARLYEEYDNVLALGTTTVDQGDRFDPAAVVSRATVVLEEWDEIVGPDAPRPSWDLVIVDDAHDATAATFSFLRRLSRDGARLVLLGNADESVQGYRGAVPDTLAEVAGAAEVRIELTADHRQPPALAAVSARVAERIGVKGAASARGAVRAAASGEAEEAPVTLLTAPHRYAQSRAIAAELRRSRHGFDGPQVPWGRMVVIARSTSLLRSLRSDLLAADIPCEALGEGTALHLEPAIQPLLTLLRVALGEQWDEEKALTVLGSRLIGLDPVALRRLRRALVREERAGGGARSSVELLVEAMADAARWASLDGPEARQAERASRAAAAAAERMAQPGASPGAVIWAAWASLDVAEKWREAALAGSARDDADLDAVIAVLRAAQTYSERLPNAPIASFLEYLESQDFAADSLGAQGRSPDAVSFCTPASAAGREWDLVAIAGLEEGVWPNLRLRDSVLGAQTLAEVLDAGGLASEEALSLARGPRDLHAARRAVLDDETRALLVAVTRARTRLVLTAVEDSESQPSRFLALVGDAAGVERRSTAGARGVADLRAAIGWLRSEGVAAAAALAEDAEDAAALARLEGAAAQLADLAARGVAGADPRHWHGVAGPSTEEPFWEPDALVRVSPSRIDSIRTCPLKWALESAGGTTESTDAQNIGLLVHEIAEAFPEGGESQMMAMLDERWAEIGGRETWVERETYSRARDMVRRLAGYLRDARADRVLLEQGFKVEFGRAIVSGLADRVEVHGNEARIVDLKTGRTVSAAEAEDHGQLMMYQLVAGSGAFPGVDRASDAALVFVGGSTQSASVRKQSPIDPQAAREVLDDAVAEMTGATFSARPNPMCDHCPVRRSCPAHAAGRQVSGS encoded by the coding sequence ATGAGCGCGACCGGAAGCATCGCCCCCGCCCTCGTCACCTCGCCACCCCCTGCCGAGCCCGCGCTGGACGCGGGTCAGTCCGAGGCACTCGCTGCGGTGGGTGCCGCGACCGGCGATGTGGTCGTCACGGGCGGCGCGGGCACAGGCAAGACGACGCTCGCGGTCGCGCTCGCCGCCGAGGCGGTCCGGTCGGGTCTTCCCGCGCGCCGACTCCTTGTCCTCGCGGCGACGCGCCAGGCCGCGGCAACGCTGCGCGATCGGGTGGCCCACGCGATCGCGGGTCCCCTCGGTCAGCCGGTCGTCCGCACCGCCGCGTCAGCGGCATTCGAGGTGCTCGCGAACGAGGCGACCGCGCTGGGGATGCCCCGACCCTCGCTGATCTCCGGCGCCGAGCAGGACGTCATGCTCCACGACCTCCTCAAGGGGCATGCGGATCCGAGCGTGGCCTCGCTCGACTGGCAGGGGGTCGTGCCCGCGGACGCGGCACTGCTGCCCGGCTTCCGTGAGGAGCTGCGGAACCTGCTCATGAGGGCCGCGGAGCGCGGGGTCCTGGCCGACGAGCTCGCGCTGCTCGGGAAGCGGTGCGCGAGGCCGGAGTGGCAGGCCGCCGCTCGCCTCTACGAGGAGTACGACAACGTCCTGGCGCTCGGCACGACGACGGTCGACCAGGGCGACCGCTTCGATCCTGCGGCTGTCGTGTCCAGGGCGACGGTGGTGCTCGAGGAGTGGGACGAGATCGTCGGTCCCGACGCCCCGAGGCCGTCCTGGGACCTCGTCATCGTGGACGATGCGCACGATGCGACCGCGGCGACGTTCTCCTTCCTGAGGCGCCTCTCCCGCGACGGCGCGCGGCTCGTCCTGCTGGGCAACGCCGACGAGTCGGTCCAGGGCTACCGAGGGGCTGTTCCCGACACTCTCGCTGAGGTGGCTGGCGCAGCCGAGGTGAGAATCGAGCTCACCGCGGACCATCGTCAGCCACCCGCGCTGGCGGCGGTCAGCGCACGCGTCGCCGAGCGCATCGGGGTGAAGGGGGCGGCCTCGGCCCGCGGCGCCGTGCGCGCCGCCGCCTCCGGCGAGGCCGAGGAGGCGCCGGTGACTCTCCTCACCGCGCCGCATCGCTACGCGCAGTCTCGTGCGATCGCCGCCGAGCTGCGGCGGTCCAGGCATGGCTTCGACGGGCCACAGGTGCCGTGGGGACGCATGGTCGTGATCGCGCGCTCGACGTCGCTGCTGCGCTCGCTGCGATCCGACCTGCTCGCTGCGGATATCCCGTGCGAGGCGCTCGGCGAGGGGACTGCGCTTCATCTCGAGCCTGCGATCCAGCCGCTGCTCACTCTGCTCAGGGTGGCCCTGGGCGAGCAGTGGGACGAGGAGAAGGCGCTGACCGTCCTCGGCTCGCGGCTCATCGGCCTCGACCCCGTGGCGCTGCGTCGACTGCGCAGGGCACTCGTCCGCGAGGAGCGCGCGGGTGGCGGGGCCCGCTCGAGCGTCGAGCTGCTCGTCGAGGCGATGGCGGACGCGGCGCGGTGGGCCTCGCTCGACGGCCCGGAGGCGCGCCAGGCCGAGCGGGCCTCGCGTGCGGCGGCGGCCGCGGCCGAGCGCATGGCGCAGCCCGGGGCGAGCCCGGGCGCCGTGATCTGGGCGGCCTGGGCGTCGCTCGACGTGGCCGAGAAGTGGCGCGAGGCGGCGCTGGCGGGCTCGGCCAGGGACGACGCCGACCTTGACGCGGTGATCGCCGTGCTGCGAGCGGCGCAGACGTACTCGGAGCGACTCCCGAACGCGCCGATCGCGTCGTTCCTCGAATACCTCGAGAGCCAGGACTTCGCGGCCGACTCGCTCGGCGCGCAGGGCCGCTCCCCGGACGCCGTCTCCTTCTGCACTCCGGCCTCAGCGGCCGGCCGCGAGTGGGACCTCGTCGCGATCGCCGGCCTGGAGGAGGGAGTGTGGCCGAACCTGCGGCTGCGGGACTCGGTGCTGGGCGCGCAGACACTCGCCGAGGTGCTCGACGCTGGCGGGCTCGCGTCGGAGGAGGCATTGAGCCTCGCGAGGGGGCCGCGCGACCTGCACGCGGCGCGTCGGGCGGTGCTGGACGATGAGACTCGCGCGCTCCTGGTGGCGGTGACCCGGGCTCGCACGCGGCTTGTCCTCACCGCGGTCGAGGACTCCGAGTCACAGCCGTCCCGGTTCCTCGCGCTCGTCGGCGACGCCGCGGGAGTCGAGCGCCGCAGCACTGCAGGCGCGCGAGGGGTCGCGGACCTCCGGGCGGCCATCGGCTGGCTCAGGTCGGAGGGCGTCGCGGCGGCCGCGGCGCTTGCCGAGGATGCCGAGGACGCCGCGGCGCTCGCGAGGCTCGAGGGAGCGGCCGCGCAACTCGCCGATCTCGCCGCGCGCGGCGTCGCCGGCGCGGATCCCCGGCACTGGCACGGCGTCGCCGGTCCGTCCACGGAGGAGCCGTTCTGGGAGCCCGACGCGCTGGTCAGGGTGTCCCCGTCGAGGATCGACTCGATACGCACCTGCCCGCTCAAGTGGGCGCTCGAGTCCGCAGGCGGCACCACCGAGAGCACCGACGCCCAGAACATCGGCCTGCTCGTCCACGAGATCGCCGAGGCGTTCCCCGAGGGCGGCGAGTCCCAGATGATGGCGATGCTCGACGAGCGCTGGGCCGAGATCGGTGGCCGCGAGACGTGGGTCGAACGGGAGACTTACTCCCGGGCACGGGACATGGTGAGGCGCCTCGCGGGCTACCTCAGGGACGCTCGAGCCGATCGGGTGCTGCTCGAGCAGGGCTTCAAGGTCGAGTTCGGTCGCGCCATCGTCTCCGGCCTCGCCGACCGTGTCGAGGTCCATGGGAACGAGGCGCGGATCGTCGACCTCAAGACCGGGCGGACCGTCTCGGCCGCGGAGGCCGAGGATCACGGTCAGCTGATGATGTACCAGCTCGTCGCGGGCAGCGGTGCGTTCCCCGGGGTCGATCGGGCCTCGGACGCCGCGCTCGTGTTCGTCGGCGGCTCCACGCAGAGCGCGAGCGTCCGCAAGCAGTCACCGATCGATCCGCAGGCGGCGCGTGAGGTGCTCGACGACGCGGTCGCGGAGATGACGGGCGCGACCTTCTCCGCACGACCCAACCCCATGTGCGACCACTGCCCGGTCCGACGGTCGTGTCCCGCTCACGCGGCAGGAAGGCAGGTCAGCGGCTCATGA
- a CDS encoding DUF3152 domain-containing protein, with product MTRERRGLFARSGIDPLTPVKVLLVVVLAFAIGVGAGWFSTQVPGYYRGLTEPEPSHSPSVTPSPIPSLSVEPSAQPAIARDLDTDDAEAGIVDIDVPYRAEETFTAVAGTEEASGDALATRWVRIEVEDGLDVNAYKLSEFVMDTLNDNRGWGTDNTIEFLRTDGVPDARIVIASPRTAAALCSDPRSGLASGPVVEGSVEPSQSADEDLDVDSVASSCAAAGIMVVSLYDWTAGVESYDDARQDSRRYLLTHFAGTLLGHSQEKCGKGLASVMVDQASMKKSCKVNPWAYPDADPSPSAGPAASASAASS from the coding sequence ATGACACGCGAGCGCCGGGGCCTGTTCGCGCGCAGTGGAATCGACCCGCTCACGCCGGTCAAGGTGCTTCTCGTCGTCGTCCTCGCGTTCGCGATCGGCGTCGGCGCGGGCTGGTTCTCGACGCAAGTGCCGGGCTACTACCGCGGTCTCACCGAACCCGAGCCGAGCCACTCGCCGTCGGTCACCCCGAGCCCGATCCCCAGCCTCTCCGTCGAGCCGTCCGCGCAGCCCGCGATCGCGCGCGACCTCGACACGGACGATGCGGAGGCCGGGATCGTCGACATCGACGTCCCGTACCGCGCCGAGGAGACGTTCACGGCCGTCGCTGGCACCGAGGAGGCCTCCGGGGACGCGCTCGCGACCCGATGGGTCCGCATCGAGGTCGAGGACGGGCTCGACGTCAACGCGTACAAGCTGTCCGAGTTCGTGATGGACACGCTCAACGACAATCGCGGGTGGGGCACGGACAACACGATCGAGTTCCTGCGCACGGACGGCGTGCCGGACGCACGCATCGTGATCGCGAGTCCTCGCACCGCGGCGGCGCTGTGCAGCGACCCGCGTTCTGGCCTCGCGTCGGGGCCCGTGGTCGAGGGCTCGGTCGAGCCGTCGCAGTCGGCGGACGAGGACCTCGACGTCGACAGCGTCGCGTCCTCGTGCGCGGCCGCCGGCATCATGGTCGTCTCGCTCTACGACTGGACCGCGGGTGTCGAGTCGTACGACGATGCGCGTCAGGACTCGCGCCGCTATCTGCTCACCCACTTCGCGGGAACCCTCCTCGGCCACAGCCAGGAGAAGTGCGGCAAGGGTCTGGCCAGCGTCATGGTGGACCAGGCGTCGATGAAGAAGTCGTGCAAGGTGAACCCGTGGGCGTACCCCGACGCCGATCCGTCGCCGTCCGCCGGGCCCGCGGCCTCCGCGTCGGCGGCGTCCTCCTAG
- a CDS encoding DUF3107 domain-containing protein — translation MEIRIGVRNVARELSFETTMSADEVAKAVAAASGGSMLDLTADKGRRILIPADALGYVEIGQEERHRVGFEA, via the coding sequence GTGGAAATCAGGATCGGTGTGCGCAACGTCGCACGTGAGCTCTCGTTCGAGACCACGATGTCGGCCGACGAGGTCGCCAAGGCCGTGGCCGCGGCATCCGGCGGTTCGATGCTCGATCTGACGGCGGACAAGGGTCGTCGGATCCTCATCCCCGCGGATGCACTGGGCTATGTCGAGATCGGCCAGGAGGAGCGCCACAGGGTCGGCTTCGAGGCCTGA
- a CDS encoding gluconokinase — translation MARVGEVRIVVMGVTGCGKTTVGARLADSLGADFGDADDLHSAEAIAKMSRGEPLTDDDRWPWLDRVGEWLGDRGDAVIACSALTHAYRDRLRAAADGLFFVHLEAPEPALVRRLEERSRTTDHFAGAALLASQFEALEPLQSDEDGLTIDISHADPAQAVDYARQVLA, via the coding sequence GTGGCTAGAGTGGGCGAGGTGCGGATCGTGGTGATGGGTGTGACCGGTTGCGGCAAGACCACCGTGGGCGCCAGGCTCGCCGACTCGCTCGGTGCGGACTTCGGCGATGCAGACGACCTCCACTCGGCTGAGGCGATCGCGAAGATGTCCCGCGGCGAGCCGCTCACCGACGACGACCGGTGGCCGTGGCTCGATCGGGTGGGGGAGTGGCTCGGTGATCGTGGCGATGCGGTGATCGCGTGCTCCGCGCTGACCCACGCGTACCGCGACAGGCTGCGAGCCGCCGCGGACGGGCTGTTCTTCGTGCACCTTGAGGCGCCCGAGCCTGCCCTCGTGCGGCGGCTCGAGGAGCGGAGCAGGACGACGGACCACTTCGCCGGGGCCGCGCTGCTCGCGTCGCAGTTCGAGGCGCTCGAGCCGCTCCAGTCCGACGAGGACGGGCTCACGATCGACATCTCCCACGCGGATCCCGCGCAGGCCGTCGACTACGCGCGCCAGGTGCTCGCGTAG
- a CDS encoding DEAD/DEAH box helicase, whose amino-acid sequence MTDTHASVQTADKTFADFDVNPLIVEALAEKGIVAPFPIQAMTLPVALSGHDIIGQAKTGTGKTLGFGIPLLHRAIAPGEDGWDGLEDAQGKPQAVVIAPTRELAVQVAGDLETASKKRKIRIAQIYGGRAYEPQIETLNKGVEVVVGTPGRVIDLLNQGHLDLRYVKTVVLDEADEMLDLGFLPDVEKILAATPASRHTMLFSATMPGAVVTLARRYMIQPTHIRANDPEDSGATVKAIKQVVYRAHALDKVEVVARILQSEGRGRTVVFARTKRTAAKVSDELRDRGFAAGAIHGDLGQGAREQALRAFRHGKVDVLVATDVAARGIDVDDVTHVINYQCPEDEKTYLHRIGRTGRAGKTGTAVTFVDWDEIPRWSLIDKALDLGYPEPVETYSSSPHLFEDLDIPAGTKGRLPKDKQVLEGLEGEELEDLGETGKKHASGDRREGGRGGSRGGRSEGGREGGGRNRNRRRGGSGGGSGGGSGEGRGPRSDAPQQSGDAAPKAEGDRPKRNRRRRRRGGSGGGSGEGQAPQTQPAAE is encoded by the coding sequence ATGACAGACACGCACGCGTCCGTGCAGACCGCAGACAAGACCTTCGCCGACTTCGACGTCAACCCGCTGATCGTCGAGGCGCTCGCCGAGAAGGGCATCGTCGCCCCGTTCCCCATCCAGGCGATGACGCTGCCCGTCGCGCTCAGCGGCCACGACATCATCGGCCAGGCCAAGACCGGTACCGGCAAGACCCTCGGCTTCGGCATCCCGCTCCTCCACCGCGCGATCGCGCCGGGTGAGGACGGCTGGGACGGCCTCGAGGACGCGCAGGGCAAGCCGCAGGCCGTCGTCATCGCACCGACGCGCGAGCTCGCGGTGCAGGTCGCGGGCGACCTCGAGACCGCATCGAAGAAGCGCAAGATCCGCATCGCGCAGATCTACGGCGGTCGCGCGTATGAGCCGCAGATCGAGACCCTCAACAAGGGCGTCGAGGTCGTCGTCGGCACCCCCGGCCGAGTGATCGACCTGCTCAACCAGGGCCACCTGGACCTGCGCTACGTCAAGACCGTCGTGCTCGACGAGGCCGACGAGATGCTCGACCTGGGCTTCCTGCCCGACGTCGAGAAGATCCTCGCCGCGACCCCCGCGTCGCGCCACACGATGCTGTTCTCGGCGACCATGCCGGGCGCCGTCGTGACCCTCGCGCGCCGCTACATGATCCAGCCGACGCACATCCGCGCCAACGACCCCGAGGACTCGGGCGCCACGGTCAAGGCGATCAAGCAGGTCGTCTACCGGGCCCACGCGCTCGACAAGGTCGAGGTCGTCGCCCGCATCCTGCAGTCCGAGGGCCGCGGCCGCACGGTCGTGTTCGCACGCACCAAGCGCACCGCCGCGAAGGTCTCCGACGAGCTGCGCGATCGCGGCTTCGCGGCCGGCGCCATCCACGGCGACCTGGGCCAGGGCGCCCGCGAGCAGGCGCTGCGCGCGTTCCGCCACGGCAAGGTCGATGTCCTCGTCGCGACCGACGTCGCGGCGCGAGGCATCGACGTGGACGACGTCACGCACGTCATCAACTACCAGTGCCCCGAGGACGAGAAGACCTACCTGCACCGCATCGGCCGCACCGGCCGCGCGGGCAAGACCGGCACCGCCGTCACGTTCGTGGACTGGGACGAGATCCCCCGCTGGTCGCTGATCGACAAGGCGCTCGACCTCGGCTACCCCGAGCCCGTCGAGACCTACTCGTCGTCCCCGCACCTGTTCGAGGACCTCGACATCCCCGCCGGCACCAAGGGCCGCCTGCCCAAGGACAAGCAGGTGCTCGAGGGCCTCGAAGGCGAGGAGCTCGAGGACCTCGGCGAGACCGGTAAGAAGCACGCCAGCGGCGACCGTCGCGAAGGTGGCCGTGGCGGCAGCCGTGGCGGACGCTCCGAGGGCGGACGCGAGGGTGGCGGCCGTAACCGCAACCGTCGTCGTGGCGGCTCGGGCGGCGGCTCGGGCGGCGGCTCGGGTGAGGGCCGTGGCCCCCGCAGCGACGCCCCGCAGCAGTCCGGCGACGCCGCCCCGAAGGCCGAGGGCGACCGCCCGAAGCGCAACCGTCGTCGTCGCCGTCGCGGCGGCTCGGGCGGCGGTTCCGGCGAGGGCCAGGCGCCCCAGACGCAGCCCGCCGCCGAGTAA
- a CDS encoding helix-turn-helix domain-containing protein — MQASSDAAVTSDDRDNVGPTVAVIGENVRRERRRQQLSVQALSQRAGVSFGLISELERGLGNPSVLSLHRLCHALDVPLHQLLAEPGGDSMVVRADERHILPTYDNADTDPTRRVHRELLTPRSRSNLQLIRSTLPPGFTNEGTPFRHVGTESVVVETGVLIVQHGDRRIELMPGDTVTYGCSTAHWWANGAECDTVVLGAVSPFEE, encoded by the coding sequence ATGCAGGCCTCGAGCGACGCAGCGGTGACCAGCGACGACCGCGACAACGTGGGTCCCACGGTCGCGGTCATCGGCGAGAACGTGCGCCGAGAGCGCCGGCGCCAGCAGCTCAGCGTGCAGGCGCTGAGCCAGCGCGCGGGGGTGAGCTTCGGCCTGATCAGCGAACTCGAGCGAGGCCTCGGCAACCCCTCGGTGCTGTCACTGCACCGCCTGTGCCACGCGCTCGATGTGCCGCTGCACCAGCTGCTCGCGGAGCCGGGCGGCGACTCGATGGTCGTGCGCGCGGACGAGCGGCACATCCTGCCGACCTACGACAACGCGGACACCGACCCGACCAGGCGCGTCCACCGCGAGCTGCTCACGCCGCGCTCGCGCTCGAACCTCCAGCTGATCCGGAGCACGCTCCCGCCGGGCTTCACGAACGAGGGCACGCCCTTCCGGCACGTCGGCACCGAGTCGGTGGTCGTCGAGACGGGAGTGCTCATCGTCCAGCACGGCGACAGGCGCATCGAGCTGATGCCCGGCGACACGGTGACGTACGGATGCTCGACCGCGCATTGGTGGGCGAACGGCGCGGAGTGCGACACCGTGGTGCTCGGAGCGGTGAGCCCCTTCGAGGAGTGA